A stretch of DNA from Candidatus Thermoplasmatota archaeon:
ACCTCGGTGCCCCGCAACATCCGCCGCGGTGCCGACAACGCAAAGAAGCTCCTCCTCAACAACAAGGAAGCCCTCGACGTCCGGGTCTCGGGGGCCGTCTCCATCCTCGACGAGCTTGCCAACGACCCCAACATCCCCCTCCACGGCCGCACCCTCATCTGGAACATCATCAGCGGCCTCGAGACGATCACGGCCAAGTAGTGCCACCCTTTTCTCCTCGCGCCTCGCTCGCGCCCGAGCGAGCGCCTCGGGCGCTCGTCGAAAAGCGTGGACGGAAAAGCGCGAACCTCGCGCCCGCCGCCTTCGGCGGCGCCGCGCTCGTTCGCGCCGCCCGCGCCTTCGCTATCGCTTCGGCGCGGGGCCGCCTCGGCCTTGCGGCCTTGGCAGCATGGGTCTACAGATCGTGCGGCATCAGCGTCGTCCTGCCGTTGGCCCGTGCCCGCGTGGTCGCACGCTCGATCTGCT
This window harbors:
- a CDS encoding UPF0147 family protein, whose protein sequence is MRPGSPAHAPGDAEMISMAADAKLKQVTDVMDQLIEDTSVPRNIRRGADNAKKLLLNNKEALDVRVSGAVSILDELANDPNIPLHGRTLIWNIISGLETITAK